Within the Maribacter sp. BPC-D8 genome, the region TGAAAGATGAGAAAAAATATTTCAGTTTTATAAAAAAGAAGCGCTTTGAAATACTTAAAGAAAGGTTTATAGATACACTGTTATGTATTACAAAGTTAGACAAAAGTAATACTGCAATTGCTCATTTTAATAACAAAGATGTCTATATAGATGATAGTAGTTATTTATACAGAGGTACTTTCATCAAAACAAAATTAGAAGGCATTAGCAACTGTAATTCCAGTAATTATGAATTAGATGAAACCAGTTATTTCAATAAAAGTTCACTCGATTTATTTGATTCAGTAAGATTGGATTACAATTTTACAGGTAGTAATCATTTTGTAATAGGAATGAGTTCTAGCAAATTGTATTATTATGAATTGAAATTAGAAGGTAAAAGTTTAAAGTTTAAATTCCCACATCGTATAAACAACATTGTAAATCTAGACGGGTTGGTAATTTTTGAAACTACAAATAGATATTTTAAAGTATCGACGACTAAATGAAACACATTATAACAATGTAAAAGAAAAAATAGAATTCTTAGCCTTAATCGAGATGCCTGTATGTATTTAAAAAGTCTTCTAATATAAAATTTGGCTTATTACAAAACAGAAACATATTATATATTAATAGCGCTAGGTTTTTTATATAGAAGGATAACGAAACCTAAAAACCTACCCCCTATTTTTCTCATCATAAAATTAGCAGCTATTTAGGTTTTAGTATTTGCATTTAATTTTAATAAAAACGAACTTCGGTATCATCTGCTAAAAAGAATTGAAACTCTTCTTAGCTCCACGATAGCAGTAATTAAAGTAAAATAGAACGACTTGATTAAAGAATACGAAAGAGATTTATCTGAATCGGATAAGAAAGTTATTTTAAAGGAAGTGAAGGAAACAAAATCTTACTTTCCTAAAACAAAAAAATCTGTTCTAATTAAACTTCCAGTTTTACTAGGGTTCATAATTGTAATTTACAATTTCCCTACGCTATGGTTAATCATTCCAATACTAATTATATCGTTCTTCATGATATGGATGTTAGTAATGGAAGTAAAAGATTTAGCCCGTTTACCTAAATTCTTAAAAGAAAAAGTGGCGATAATTGAAACCGGTATTGCAAGAGTTCGAGAAATAAATATAGATCGATATGCCAAAATTAAAAGCTACAATGACGAAGGCGATCATTACATCATTGAACGAGATGGTAAACTGATTATGATAGGTGGTCAGGAATTCGATGGTGTAAGAAAGCTCAAGAATAAGATTGAATATATAGAACTAATGGACTCAAGCAAAACAAGTGGTTATAATACAAGAATTATAAAATATGGTCAAAGCCTCGAACCATATCATGTATTTAAAGGCAAACTACCTGAAGAATTGATGAACTCAGAATTATGGAATCAACTGACGGAACAAGAACCATTTGATGGAAAACTTGAAGATTTGGATAAATACATAAAAAATAAAGCTACTAACAAGGTGTAAAAACACATTTTACACCGAACGATAACGAAACCCCAACTACACCCTATTCTTCTTTTCTATTTATTTACCCATAAACTTTTGGTAGCAGTTATTACTGCGGATTTAGTTTTAATCAAAAAAAGCTAAGCTTTGTGCGTTCAAAAAAACTATTAGTTTAATTATTTACGCACCAAGCTTAGCTTAACTGTTGTGTACACTATATCACACAACTAAAAATATCTTAATTGATTATTTTTTCAACTTAACAAAATAATCAAAAATTTCAGGAACATTTGCACTTGCCATACCATCATCGAAAGCAGCCTGTAGGCTAGCAGATGTAGCAGAAGCAACCTTAGATTTTGTACCAAGATCATCCATCATCTGTACAAAATAGCCTAAATCTTTATTCGCATTGGCGATAGAAAAACCTAAATCACTTACATTATCTACTGCGTAGTTTTTACAAAACTTCATGAACGGTGAATTCGATGGTCCAGAAGACATAATATCGAAAAGTTGTTGCCCATCTACACCAGCAAGTTTAGCCGCTGCAAAAGCTTGTGACATTGCTACAACGGTAGTCATACCCATAAAGTTATTAATCAACTTTGTAGTATGGCCTGCACCTAAAGGTCCTAAATGAAATACATGTTCCCCTTGTTGATCTAATATAGGTTTTACCTTTTCAAAGGTATCTTTATCGCCAGCAGCCATAATGTTTAGCAATCCGTCTTTTGCGTGAGCCGGTGTACGACCAAGCGGAGCATCGATCATACCAGCGCCTTTTGCAGCAAGGTCTTTACCAATTTTCTGCGTAGATGCAGGAATTGATGTTCCAAAATCAATTAAAACAGCACCTTCTTTAATACCCTCAAGAATACCATTTTCACCGTAAACGATTTTTTCTACAACAGCAGAAGTCGTTAAACAGAACATGATAATGTCACTATTTTCTGCTAATTCTTTTGGAGAGGCAGCTTCTTTAGCATTACCGCGAGCGATAACAGTTGCTACTGCATCTTTGTTAAGGTCCATTACATTTAGTTGGAAACCTCTTTTTTGTAGGTTCTCAACCATGTTGGCGCCCATTAGGCCGAGTCCTATAAATCCAATAGTAGGGTTTTTCATATTTGTTTCATTATTTAGTGCAAAGATATAAATCTGCTAGTTAACATATTTTACTAGTTTAAAAAAGAAACTAAGCAACTATCCTCTATTCTTCTCCTTAATCCACTTGCTCATGAATTTAGTAGCCATTTAAGTTTTAATACTTGCATAAAATTTTTGAAAGAACGAACTTCGTTATCATGTGTTAAAAAGACCTTGTGCTGAGCTTTTCCAAGTATTGAAACTTTTGTTAGCTACAAGTTGGGCATTATTTAAAAAAAATGAATAGAATTTACAATTTAGATTATCTAAGAGGATTGGCTGCTTTTGGAATTATGATTTATCATTATCTCACCTGGACATATGGAAAATTTTCAGCAGAAGCTTTTTTAGGTAAATTTGGGATTTACGGCGTTTCAATTTTTTATATTTTAAGTGGTCTGACTCTTTATTATGTATACTACAATAGAATGACATTTAACAAAAATGACCTTTCTTTATTTTTTCGTAAAAGAATATTTAGAATTTTCCCATTGCTGTGGCTTGTAACAATATTTGCAATTATAATTTCAAGAAATATTCCAAATTTTTATGATTTATTTCTAAACTTAACTGGTCTCTTTGGTTTTTTGAAATGGGACACCTATTTTTCACCTGGAGCTTGGTCTATCGGAAATGAATTAGTGTTTTACATCTTTCTCCCAATATTTATACTACTTTCTAAGTCATATAAGTCTATAATGATTGTATTATCAATTATAATTTTTAGCCTTTACGTTTACTTTGCTTTTTTTTTATTAAAAGTAGAGCTTCCTTTAAGCGAACAATGGACAAATTACGTAAATCCATTAAATCAAATTTTTCTTTTTCTTGGAGGGTTTTTAATTGGATTATTCTCAAATAAGGTGAAATTGAACAATACTATTCTATCTATTGGATTACTAGCAAGTATTTTAATTTTTATATTATATCCAGTATCAGGCGATACTATAGTTATTGTTACAGGATTTAATCGCTTAGGCTTAACAGCTTGCTGTTTGGTTATCTGTGCTACTATTTACAAACTTTCCATAAAACTACCATCTTTTATACACAAGCCTTTAATGATAATAGGTGAGACGAGTTATTCCATTTATTT harbors:
- a CDS encoding NAD(P)-dependent oxidoreductase produces the protein MKNPTIGFIGLGLMGANMVENLQKRGFQLNVMDLNKDAVATVIARGNAKEAASPKELAENSDIIMFCLTTSAVVEKIVYGENGILEGIKEGAVLIDFGTSIPASTQKIGKDLAAKGAGMIDAPLGRTPAHAKDGLLNIMAAGDKDTFEKVKPILDQQGEHVFHLGPLGAGHTTKLINNFMGMTTVVAMSQAFAAAKLAGVDGQQLFDIMSSGPSNSPFMKFCKNYAVDNVSDLGFSIANANKDLGYFVQMMDDLGTKSKVASATSASLQAAFDDGMASANVPEIFDYFVKLKK
- a CDS encoding acyltransferase family protein — protein: MNRIYNLDYLRGLAAFGIMIYHYLTWTYGKFSAEAFLGKFGIYGVSIFYILSGLTLYYVYYNRMTFNKNDLSLFFRKRIFRIFPLLWLVTIFAIIISRNIPNFYDLFLNLTGLFGFLKWDTYFSPGAWSIGNELVFYIFLPIFILLSKSYKSIMIVLSIIIFSLYVYFAFFLLKVELPLSEQWTNYVNPLNQIFLFLGGFLIGLFSNKVKLNNTILSIGLLASILIFILYPVSGDTIVIVTGFNRLGLTACCLVICATIYKLSIKLPSFIHKPLMIIGETSYSIYLLHPLVYSAMGVIITLINAKVFKIEVPIFIQLSLSIAMTLLLSYFVYKYYERYFLKFGRKKTTHKNL